A genomic segment from Kallotenue papyrolyticum encodes:
- the rlmN gene encoding 23S rRNA (adenine(2503)-C(2))-methyltransferase RlmN, whose amino-acid sequence MENPHRQPIVLTGGAPNLYDLTLPQLTALLQSWGQPAFRARQIWTHLYRRLTPSFEAMTDLPVALRERLAAETRLGVLSLSREQTADHGDTRKVLWRLPDGNVLESVLMLYPDRATVCVSTQAGCGMGCVFCATGRMGLLRNITAGEIVEQVLYFARGLRSGALAGTTRHDHLTNLVFMGMGEPFANYERWWAAVERLHDPQGFNFGARNMTVSTVGLVPGIRRLAQASLPINLAISLHAPNDALRSALMPVNKKYPIAALMDATREYIARTNRRVSFEYVLLQHQNDTPELAEELAELIDGLLCHVNLIPWNPVPGAPLQRSHRDRVRAFQNVLLRRGIACTVRVERGVAIAAACGQLAATPQPAETTTSARS is encoded by the coding sequence ATGGAGAACCCACACCGCCAGCCGATCGTGCTGACCGGCGGCGCGCCGAACCTGTACGATCTGACCCTGCCGCAGCTCACTGCACTGCTCCAGAGCTGGGGCCAGCCCGCCTTTCGTGCGCGGCAGATCTGGACCCACCTGTACCGGCGGCTCACACCCAGCTTTGAGGCGATGACCGACCTGCCCGTGGCGCTGCGCGAGCGCCTGGCCGCCGAAACGCGCCTGGGCGTGCTCAGCCTCAGCCGCGAACAGACCGCCGACCACGGCGATACGCGCAAGGTGCTCTGGCGGCTGCCCGACGGCAATGTGCTGGAATCGGTGCTGATGCTGTATCCGGATCGCGCCACGGTGTGCGTTTCGACGCAGGCCGGCTGCGGCATGGGCTGCGTCTTCTGCGCCACCGGGCGCATGGGCCTGCTGCGCAACATCACCGCGGGCGAGATCGTCGAGCAGGTGCTCTATTTCGCGCGGGGCCTGCGCAGCGGCGCGCTGGCGGGCACCACGCGCCACGACCATCTGACCAATCTGGTGTTCATGGGCATGGGCGAGCCCTTCGCCAACTACGAGCGCTGGTGGGCGGCGGTGGAGCGGCTGCATGATCCGCAGGGCTTCAACTTCGGCGCGCGCAACATGACCGTCTCGACCGTAGGGCTGGTGCCCGGCATCCGGCGGCTGGCGCAGGCGTCGCTGCCGATCAACCTGGCGATCTCGCTGCACGCGCCCAACGACGCGTTGCGCTCGGCGCTGATGCCGGTCAACAAGAAGTATCCGATCGCCGCGCTGATGGACGCCACGCGCGAGTACATCGCGCGTACCAACCGGCGCGTCAGCTTCGAATACGTGCTGCTGCAACACCAGAACGACACACCGGAGCTGGCCGAGGAGCTGGCCGAGCTGATCGATGGCCTGCTCTGCCATGTCAATCTAATCCCCTGGAATCCGGTGCCGGGCGCACCACTGCAACGCTCGCATCGCGATCGTGTGCGCGCCTTCCAGAACGTGCTGCTGCGCCGCGGCATCGCCTGCACCGTGCGCGTCGAACGCGGCGTCGCGATCGCCGCGGCCTGCGGCCAACTGG